A window of the Solidesulfovibrio fructosivorans JJ] genome harbors these coding sequences:
- a CDS encoding FAD-dependent oxidoreductase → MPGTVVVIGGGWAGCAAAVAARQARAETVIVLERTDLLLGCGLAGGIMRNNGRQTAAEELIALGGGALIQVADSVCTHRGVDFPGHRHASLYSTSKIEPAVRNYLAQQGVTLRPRSRVTDVETSEGALDAVVLQDGTRVAGDVFIEATGSAGPMGNCVRFGNGCAMCVLRCASYGPRVSLTERLGLNDYVGMRADGGIGSLSGSCELRKDSLDAALGRELERRGVLVVPLPPGMSHEELLSQKSCRQYALPQYAGNLVLLDTGAMAKLMTPFFPIDELRRVPGFEAVVFGQGCGHANSVRFLSRAPRNAALQVESVRNLFCAGEKAGFFVGHTEAMVTGSLAGHNAVRRLRGLPPLILPQTLACGDILAAEQEGLGTQGCLAKRYTFSGGDYFERMQARSLYVEDPGHVAKRVRHDGLEGLFASGSTPSVTRRS, encoded by the coding sequence GTGCCAGGGACCGTCGTGGTCATCGGCGGCGGCTGGGCCGGCTGCGCGGCCGCCGTGGCGGCCCGTCAGGCCAGGGCGGAGACGGTGATTGTTCTGGAGCGCACGGATCTGTTGTTGGGATGCGGCCTGGCTGGCGGGATCATGCGCAACAACGGGCGACAGACGGCGGCGGAAGAACTCATCGCCCTGGGTGGCGGCGCCCTGATCCAGGTCGCGGACAGCGTGTGCACCCACCGTGGCGTCGATTTCCCCGGACATCGCCATGCCAGCCTCTATTCGACCAGCAAAATCGAACCGGCTGTCCGGAACTACCTTGCGCAACAGGGGGTGACGTTGCGTCCGCGCTCGCGCGTTACGGACGTCGAAACCTCCGAGGGCGCGCTCGACGCCGTCGTGCTTCAGGATGGGACTCGCGTCGCCGGTGACGTCTTTATCGAGGCGACGGGCTCGGCCGGTCCCATGGGCAATTGCGTCCGTTTTGGCAACGGCTGCGCCATGTGCGTCCTGCGCTGCGCCTCCTATGGCCCCCGGGTGAGCCTGACCGAACGGTTGGGGCTGAACGATTACGTGGGCATGCGGGCGGACGGCGGCATCGGTTCTCTTTCCGGGTCCTGCGAGCTGCGCAAGGATTCCCTGGATGCGGCCCTTGGCCGGGAACTCGAACGGCGTGGCGTCCTGGTCGTCCCGTTGCCGCCGGGCATGTCCCATGAGGAACTTTTATCTCAGAAATCGTGCCGCCAATATGCCTTGCCGCAATACGCCGGCAACCTCGTCCTGCTCGATACCGGAGCCATGGCCAAGCTCATGACGCCGTTTTTCCCCATCGACGAGTTGCGCCGCGTGCCCGGCTTTGAAGCGGTCGTTTTCGGGCAGGGCTGCGGCCATGCCAATTCGGTGCGTTTCCTGTCCCGGGCGCCGCGTAACGCCGCCTTGCAGGTCGAGTCCGTGCGCAATCTGTTTTGCGCCGGAGAAAAGGCCGGTTTTTTCGTCGGCCATACGGAAGCCATGGTCACCGGAAGCCTGGCCGGCCACAACGCCGTGCGCCGGCTCCGGGGCCTGCCCCCCCTGATATTGCCCCAGACCCTGGCCTGCGGGGACATCCTCGCCGCCGAACAGGAAGGGCTCGGCACCCAGGGGTGCCTGGCCAAACGCTACACCTTCTCGGGAGGAGACTATTTTGAACGCATGCAAGCCCGTTCACTGTACGTAGAGGACCCGGGGCATGTCGCCAAACGGGTCCGCCATGACGGGCTGGAAGGACTTTTCGCCTCCGGCTCCACACCATCCGTGACAAGGAGATCATGA